Proteins co-encoded in one uncultured Bacteroides sp. genomic window:
- a CDS encoding alpha-L-arabinofuranosidase C-terminal domain-containing protein, with protein sequence MKKILINLLLALPISLFGQTAEIKIDVERKIAEIDPKIYGVFMEPIHFKGDRMGLPDSVDFNTLYGTLYDPKSSLADENGFRKDYIDAMKELKITNMRWPGGNFLMGYDWKDGIGPKENRPARINLAWGGVDNNHVGTDEWFALNKAIGSENVVCVNLGLGSILDACYWVEYCNYKKGTYYSDLRAKNGHPEPYNVKIWDLGNEVDGYPWELGHKSIEEYSRIGREAAKALKSVDKDIQLVASGSSCYDNKPWIDWNRKVLASFGDLINYISIHRYWEKSDDYYNYMGQSAMDFEEKIKVTANEIENVRVMKGLKNPIYISVDEWGIMSKNTLSVLPIAESFNSFIRHADVVKMANFTMLTSLLNTDKEKGTYKSPLFYIFKSFSNNCLGSSVDTYVKCETFNTPLYKDIPYLDVTTVYSKETNTTCINVINRHKDKVITTNIVSNSGEFTGKAEASLVAGNILDDTFTYDKQSQYVPVVKEIKAEKNKITYSFPAHSFTQIKVRMKK encoded by the coding sequence ATGAAGAAGATCTTAATTAATTTATTATTGGCTTTGCCAATTAGTTTATTTGGTCAAACAGCTGAAATTAAAATTGATGTTGAAAGGAAGATTGCCGAAATTGATCCTAAAATTTACGGTGTATTCATGGAACCTATTCATTTTAAAGGAGACCGAATGGGATTGCCCGACTCTGTTGATTTTAATACTCTTTATGGAACACTTTATGATCCTAAATCGTCTTTGGCTGATGAGAATGGCTTTAGAAAAGATTATATTGATGCAATGAAGGAACTAAAGATTACCAATATGAGATGGCCTGGTGGTAACTTTTTAATGGGATATGATTGGAAAGATGGAATAGGACCTAAAGAAAATCGGCCTGCACGTATAAACTTGGCTTGGGGTGGCGTTGATAATAATCATGTGGGTACCGATGAATGGTTTGCTTTAAATAAAGCAATAGGCAGTGAAAATGTAGTTTGTGTAAATTTAGGATTGGGTTCTATATTAGATGCCTGCTATTGGGTAGAATATTGCAATTATAAAAAAGGTACATACTATTCTGATTTAAGAGCTAAAAATGGGCATCCCGAACCTTATAACGTAAAAATCTGGGATTTGGGTAATGAAGTTGATGGTTATCCTTGGGAATTGGGGCATAAATCAATTGAAGAATATTCAAGAATAGGAAGGGAAGCTGCAAAAGCACTTAAGAGTGTAGATAAGGATATCCAGTTGGTTGCTTCAGGATCTTCATGCTATGATAATAAACCTTGGATTGATTGGAATAGAAAAGTGCTGGCTAGCTTTGGAGATTTGATCAACTATATTTCTATTCACAGGTATTGGGAAAAGTCGGACGACTATTACAATTACATGGGTCAGAGTGCGATGGATTTTGAAGAAAAGATTAAAGTAACAGCTAATGAGATTGAAAATGTAAGAGTAATGAAAGGCCTAAAGAACCCTATTTACATTTCAGTAGATGAGTGGGGAATCATGTCAAAGAATACTTTGTCTGTTTTACCAATCGCTGAAAGCTTCAATTCATTTATTCGTCATGCTGATGTTGTAAAGATGGCTAATTTTACAATGCTAACCTCTTTGCTGAATACTGATAAAGAGAAAGGTACCTATAAATCGCCTTTGTTTTATATATTTAAATCTTTTTCTAATAACTGCCTTGGTAGCTCTGTCGATACTTATGTAAAATGTGAAACATTCAATACCCCGTTATATAAAGATATACCTTATCTTGATGTTACAACGGTCTATTCAAAAGAGACTAATACAACTTGCATTAATGTAATTAACAGACATAAAGACAAAGTCATTACAACGAATATAGTATCTAATTCAGGAGAATTCACTGGAAAAGCTGAGGCTTCTTTAGTAGCAGGAAATATACTTGATGACACTTTTACTTATGACAAACAAAGTCAATATGTGCCTGTTGTCAAAGAGATTAAAGCAGAGAAAAACAAAATTACTTATTCCTTCCCAGCACACTCTTTTACACAGATAAAAGTCAGAATGAAAAAGTAA
- a CDS encoding alpha-L-arabinofuranosidase C-terminal domain-containing protein, with protein MKIINPFFSQRLTCNPFRSLILVGLCFLFPLTIQAAKGGKKISSDLFGLFFEDINYSADGGLYAEFVQNRSFEYNPTERSEWNPFSFWEYITPGFSYGKISVETSSPIHPNNPHYMVLDIEHVGHEANSTGLSGVGIKNSGFSGMAIKAGDKYNFSMFARQLSKEPIELNISLQTPKGKVLAETQFTTSTDSWNKYTASLIPTESNDTVSLVVLATTKGKLAIDVVSLFPEKTFKNRSNGLRADLAQLLADMKPRFIRFPGGCLSHGDGLENMYRWKNTIGPVEQRKEQRNIWGYHQTTGLGYFEYFQFCEDIGAKPLPILPAAVSCQNSGGTWRVGGTGQKAIPMNEMQDYIQEVLDLIEWANGSATSVWGAKRAAAGHPTPFHLQYIGIGNEDKITPEFEERFKMIFNAVKAKHPEITVVGTVGPSPDGEDFTKGWKLADDLKVPVVDEHYYTDPNWFISHQHRYDSYKRNATEVYLGEYASWGNKMCNAISEAAYMTALERNGDVVRMASYAPLFAKKDFTQWKTDMIFFDNARINLTPNYYVQKMFSANQGDYYFDNVILKDEKNANLAASCVQDSKNGDIILKMVNFGSESKLMKIDLKGFSNIASKAEQTVFTGNAEAENTLENPQNVVPAKSTVKIKKAFDYSAPAMSLTVIRIKTRK; from the coding sequence ATGAAAATCATTAATCCGTTTTTTAGTCAAAGATTAACGTGTAATCCGTTTCGAAGTCTGATATTAGTTGGACTATGCTTTTTATTTCCGCTAACCATTCAGGCAGCTAAAGGAGGGAAAAAGATTAGCTCTGATTTGTTCGGACTCTTTTTTGAAGACATCAACTATTCCGCCGATGGTGGACTTTATGCAGAGTTTGTGCAAAACCGTTCGTTTGAGTATAACCCCACAGAACGCAGCGAATGGAATCCTTTCTCTTTCTGGGAATATATCACTCCCGGATTTTCTTATGGCAAAATAAGCGTTGAAACTTCATCGCCTATTCATCCTAATAATCCTCATTACATGGTGCTTGATATTGAGCATGTGGGACACGAAGCAAATAGTACTGGTTTGTCTGGAGTGGGTATTAAAAACTCTGGCTTCAGTGGTATGGCGATAAAAGCTGGTGACAAGTACAATTTTTCAATGTTTGCACGTCAGCTTAGCAAAGAGCCAATAGAACTGAATATTAGCTTGCAGACTCCTAAAGGAAAAGTTCTTGCTGAAACACAATTTACCACATCAACTGATAGTTGGAATAAATATACAGCAAGTCTGATTCCTACGGAAAGTAATGATACAGTTAGTTTAGTTGTTTTAGCTACAACTAAGGGTAAACTGGCTATTGATGTAGTTTCATTGTTTCCTGAAAAAACATTCAAGAATCGTTCGAATGGTTTGAGAGCAGACCTGGCACAACTGCTGGCCGATATGAAACCTCGTTTCATTCGTTTCCCTGGAGGTTGCCTTTCTCATGGTGACGGTCTGGAAAATATGTACCGTTGGAAAAATACAATTGGCCCGGTTGAACAACGTAAAGAACAACGCAATATCTGGGGATATCACCAAACAACTGGCTTAGGCTATTTTGAATATTTCCAGTTCTGTGAAGATATAGGTGCAAAACCGTTACCCATTTTACCGGCTGCTGTCAGCTGCCAGAACTCGGGAGGCACATGGCGTGTAGGTGGAACCGGACAAAAAGCTATTCCCATGAATGAAATGCAGGATTATATTCAGGAAGTGTTAGATTTGATTGAATGGGCAAACGGCTCTGCAACTTCTGTCTGGGGAGCTAAACGTGCTGCTGCAGGACATCCGACTCCATTTCATCTTCAATACATTGGTATTGGCAATGAAGATAAAATAACTCCTGAATTTGAAGAACGTTTTAAAATGATTTTCAATGCCGTAAAAGCTAAGCATCCGGAAATAACAGTTGTTGGTACAGTTGGTCCGTCTCCCGACGGTGAAGATTTTACAAAAGGATGGAAACTGGCTGATGATTTGAAAGTTCCGGTAGTAGATGAACATTATTACACTGATCCGAATTGGTTTATTTCTCATCAGCACCGTTACGATTCATACAAACGTAATGCTACTGAAGTTTATCTTGGAGAATATGCTTCCTGGGGAAATAAAATGTGCAATGCTATATCCGAAGCAGCTTATATGACAGCTCTTGAACGCAACGGTGATGTAGTGAGAATGGCTTCGTATGCTCCTTTATTTGCGAAGAAAGATTTTACTCAGTGGAAGACAGATATGATATTCTTTGATAACGCAAGGATTAATCTTACACCAAATTACTATGTACAAAAAATGTTTTCTGCCAATCAGGGGGATTACTATTTTGATAATGTGATTCTGAAAGATGAAAAGAATGCAAACTTAGCAGCTTCTTGTGTTCAGGATAGCAAGAACGGAGATATTATCTTGAAAATGGTAAATTTCGGAAGCGAAAGCAAACTGATGAAAATTGACCTTAAAGGATTCAGCAACATTGCTTCAAAAGCTGAACAGACTGTCTTTACAGGTAATGCTGAGGCTGAAAATACACTCGAAAATCCACAAAATGTAGTTCCTGCTAAATCAACCGTTAAAATAAAGAAGGCATTTGATTATTCTGCTCCGGCAATGTCGTTAACAGTAATCAGAATAAAAACGAGAAAATAG